In Sphaeramia orbicularis chromosome 7, fSphaOr1.1, whole genome shotgun sequence, one genomic interval encodes:
- the cox4i2 gene encoding cytochrome c oxidase subunit 4 isoform 2, mitochondrial isoform X2 gives MLRLTAGRVGSLLTRRATAALSTSSARMASHEVSETVDMSQPLYWDRLDTPLPDRPFKDIVSAADKSLKQKEKGPWSQLTKEEKIALYRLMFCQTYAEMKKPSSEWKTVMGGIFIFLGFTGLVVWWQSIYVYPPRPRTFDPEWQAKQVKRMLDMRVNPVEGFAGKWDYEKGQWK, from the exons ATGCTCCGCTTGACTGCAGGGCGCGTGGGAAGCCTCCTGACCAGGCGCGCGACCGCGGCCTTATCCACTAGTAGCGCGAGGATGGCAAGCCACG AGGTGTCAGAGACTGTGGACATGTCTCAGCCATTGTACTGGGACCGTCTGGACACTCCACTGCCTGACAGACCCTTCAAAGATATTGTGTCTGCTGCTGACAAGAGTCTGAAACAGAAGGAGAAGGGACCCTGGAGCCAGCTGACCAAAGAGGAGAAGATTGCCT TGTATCGGCTGATGTTCTGTCAGACCTACGCAGAGATGAAGAAGCCGTCATCAGAGTGGAAGACCGTCATGGGTGGCATCTTCATCTTTCTGGGCTTTACTGGTCTGGTGGTCTGGTGGCAATCAATATACG TCTACCCTCCTCGCCCCAGGACTTTTGATCCAGAGTGGCAGGCCAAACAGGTTAAGAGGATGTTAGACATGAGGGTCAACCCTGTCGAAGGCTTTGCCGGCAAGTGGGACTATGAGAAGGGCCAGTGGAAGTAA
- the cox4i2 gene encoding cytochrome c oxidase subunit 4 isoform 2, mitochondrial isoform X1 — MLRLTAGRVGSLLTRRATAALSTSSARMASHGHEVSETVDMSQPLYWDRLDTPLPDRPFKDIVSAADKSLKQKEKGPWSQLTKEEKIALYRLMFCQTYAEMKKPSSEWKTVMGGIFIFLGFTGLVVWWQSIYVYPPRPRTFDPEWQAKQVKRMLDMRVNPVEGFAGKWDYEKGQWK, encoded by the exons ATGCTCCGCTTGACTGCAGGGCGCGTGGGAAGCCTCCTGACCAGGCGCGCGACCGCGGCCTTATCCACTAGTAGCGCGAGGATGGCAAGCCACGGTCACG AGGTGTCAGAGACTGTGGACATGTCTCAGCCATTGTACTGGGACCGTCTGGACACTCCACTGCCTGACAGACCCTTCAAAGATATTGTGTCTGCTGCTGACAAGAGTCTGAAACAGAAGGAGAAGGGACCCTGGAGCCAGCTGACCAAAGAGGAGAAGATTGCCT TGTATCGGCTGATGTTCTGTCAGACCTACGCAGAGATGAAGAAGCCGTCATCAGAGTGGAAGACCGTCATGGGTGGCATCTTCATCTTTCTGGGCTTTACTGGTCTGGTGGTCTGGTGGCAATCAATATACG TCTACCCTCCTCGCCCCAGGACTTTTGATCCAGAGTGGCAGGCCAAACAGGTTAAGAGGATGTTAGACATGAGGGTCAACCCTGTCGAAGGCTTTGCCGGCAAGTGGGACTATGAGAAGGGCCAGTGGAAGTAA